One segment of Rhipicephalus sanguineus isolate Rsan-2018 chromosome 6, BIME_Rsan_1.4, whole genome shotgun sequence DNA contains the following:
- the LOC119397004 gene encoding uncharacterized protein LOC119397004, whose amino-acid sequence MESEYESSSHIPVSTTLAAAARPNMEPRMLGALHILEAANSFTELQFHDSPPYSPGPAYVTGATRSQTDPQVLAFMERILQVLNSIKHTQQAHLQYFNELLSNADSAAPHPHGLPDLPFSNVADVLAYEENLETDRQPS is encoded by the exons ATGGAAAGCGAATACGAGA gctcatcgcacataccagtatCCACAACTCTTGCTGCGGCTGCAAGGCCAAACATGGAACCACgcatgcttg GTGCTTTGCACATATTGGAAGCTGCCAACTCTTTTACGGAACTGCAATTCCATG ATTCACCACCATACAGTCCAGGACCCGCATATGTGACCGGGGCTACAAGGTCACAAACAGACCCACAAGTGCTCG CCTTCATGGAAAGGATACTACAAGTGTTAAATAGCATAAAGCACACCCAGCAAGCCCATTTGCAATATTTCAACGAGCTGCTAAGTAATGCCGACAGTGCAGCTCCGCACCCTCATGGCCTCCCAGACCTGCCTTTCTCGAATGTGGCGGATGTTCTCGCGTATGAGGAGAACctcgagacagacagacagccaagCTGA